The Streptomyces sp. NBC_01317 genomic interval GCGCCTGTCATCGAGCGACGGCTCGCGGCCGCCACGATCGAGCTGGCCGCCGAGCCGGAGTTCGACACGACCCTTGTCAACACGTCCGTCGAGGACGTCGCGCGTGAGCTGCTAGCCTTGATGGCAGTTGCATGATCTTTAGTGTTCGTTTTTCCTAGTGTCCTTTGCGGTTCCCTGAATTTTCTTCGGAAGGCCAGAGAGTGTCCTCTTCCATTTCCACGCCCGAGGGCATCATCAACCCGCCGATCGACGAGTTGCTTGAGGCCACGGACTCGAAGTACAGCCTCGTGATCTACGCGGCCAAGCGCGCGCGCCAGATCAACGCGTACTACTCGCAGCTCGGCGAGGGCCTGCTGGAGTACGTCGGCCCGCTGGTGGACACCCACGTCCACGAGAAGCCGCTCTCGATCGCCCTGCGCGAGATCAACGCCGGTCTGCTGACCTCCGAGGCCATCGACGGCCCGGCCCAGTAGGCACGTACACGCTCGCCCAGTCGCGTACACGCACTTTCACCCAGGCCCGGCAGTACGACTGCCGGGCCTGTGGTGTGTCATTTCCTAGGAGGAGGCACGGTGGACGGCAGGCCGAAGGTTGTTCTGGGAGTCGCGGGCGGGATCGCCGCGTACAAGGCGTGCGAGCTGCTGCGGCGGCTGACCGAGTCGGGCCATGACGTACGGGTCGTGCCGACCGAGGCCGCGCTGCACTTCGTGGGGGCGGCCACCTGGTCCGCGCTCTCCGGGAACCCGGTCTCCACCGAGGTCTGGAACGACGTGCACGAGGTGCCGCACGTACGCATCGGGCAGAGCGCCGACCTGGTCGTGGTGGCACCCGCCACCGCCGACCTCCTCGCGAAGGCGGCCCACGGCCTCGCCGACGACCTGCTCACCAACACGCTCCTCACCGCCCGCTGTCCCGTCGTCTTCGCCCCCGCCATGCACACCGAGATGTGGGAACACCCCGCGACCCAGGAGAACGTGGCGACGCTCCGCCGGCGGGGCGCGATTGTCGTCGAACCGGCGGTGGGGCGGCTCACCGGCGCCGACACCGGCAAGGGGCGGCTGCCGGACCCGGGCGAGATCTTCGAGGTCTGCCGCCGGGTGCTGGCCCGTGGGGTGACCGCGCCCGACCTGGCCGGGCGCCATGTGGTGGTCAGCGCGGGCGGGACGCGCGAACCGCTGGACCCCGTCCGCTACCTGGGGAACCGCTCGTCGGGGAAGCAGGGATACGCCCTGGCCCGTACGGCGGCGGCCCGGGGCGCCCGCGTGACGCTGATCGAGGCCAACACGGGGATGACCGACCCGGCGGGCGTCGACGTCGTCCATGTGGGGACGGCGGTGCAGCTGCGCGAGGCCGTGCTGAAAGCCGCGGCGGACGCGGACGCGGTGGTGATGGCGGCGGCCGTCGCCGACTTCCGGCCCGCCGCCTACGCGCCGGGGAAGATCAAGAAGAAGGACGGCGAGGAGCCCGCTCCCGTCACACTGGTCCGCAACCCGGACATCCTCGCCGAGATCGCGGGCGAGCGCGCCCGGCCCGAACAGGTGGTCGTCGGCTTCGCGGCGGAGACGGACGACGTCCTCGCCAACGGCCGCCGCAAGCTGCTCCGCAAGGGCTGCGACCTGCTGGTCGTCAACGAGGTGGGGGAGCGCAGGACCTTCGGCGCGGAGGAGAACGAGGCGGTGGTGCTCGCGGCCGACGGGGGCGAGACACCGGTGCCGTACGGTCCCA includes:
- the rpoZ gene encoding DNA-directed RNA polymerase subunit omega, with the translated sequence MSSSISTPEGIINPPIDELLEATDSKYSLVIYAAKRARQINAYYSQLGEGLLEYVGPLVDTHVHEKPLSIALREINAGLLTSEAIDGPAQ
- the coaBC gene encoding bifunctional phosphopantothenoylcysteine decarboxylase/phosphopantothenate--cysteine ligase CoaBC; amino-acid sequence: MDGRPKVVLGVAGGIAAYKACELLRRLTESGHDVRVVPTEAALHFVGAATWSALSGNPVSTEVWNDVHEVPHVRIGQSADLVVVAPATADLLAKAAHGLADDLLTNTLLTARCPVVFAPAMHTEMWEHPATQENVATLRRRGAIVVEPAVGRLTGADTGKGRLPDPGEIFEVCRRVLARGVTAPDLAGRHVVVSAGGTREPLDPVRYLGNRSSGKQGYALARTAAARGARVTLIEANTGMTDPAGVDVVHVGTAVQLREAVLKAAADADAVVMAAAVADFRPAAYAPGKIKKKDGEEPAPVTLVRNPDILAEIAGERARPEQVVVGFAAETDDVLANGRRKLLRKGCDLLVVNEVGERRTFGAEENEAVVLAADGGETPVPYGPKEALADVVWDLVVPRLGPAGLDPRSRNA